The Seleniivibrio woodruffii genome contains a region encoding:
- a CDS encoding ATP-binding protein, with the protein MKSRNIMIVESKKDATGNLEKALKGLMYGVRVIGLRSSDIAEEVKAYMPDALIVDMTVNADRNVIAKVSLIQTELSVPVIYFTEAINSRTLYQTMKTNHYGYIYTPFDEGTLQTTIELALHKFRNDTSVKESELKYRELFNNMSSGVAIYDLIEFGSKYIFTDVNNAACTLLKRDRTDLVSRPMTAVYKNAKEYGFLEALRQVQETGQPLKNEKMYYEDDVIRGWFNSYLYRLPSGSIVHIFHNITDQLEAEKQLIAKQKELELVNIELAKAVAEETDKRRKNEQIIFEQSRFMAMGQMISAIAHQWRQPLSALGINIEDLEDAYNAGELDEQYIKELTVDSMALIKTISKTMDDLSSFFRSGQEEEIFSVFRVLGEVITLQSARMKNSGVSLAFSCFAGARNLHADENNIQQVLESNDFIRLRGVPAEFKQVIINILNNAVDAIIEKESGDGRVSLKVEEAGDRLNLYITDNGCGISGDIAERMFDPYFTTKAGGSGIGLYMSKVIVEEHMNGRLTAASMPVGTVMTISLPYL; encoded by the coding sequence ATGAAAAGCAGAAACATTATGATTGTGGAATCCAAAAAGGATGCCACCGGAAATCTTGAAAAAGCCCTGAAAGGACTGATGTACGGCGTCCGTGTTATAGGTCTGCGTTCTTCCGATATCGCAGAAGAGGTTAAGGCCTATATGCCTGATGCACTCATAGTCGATATGACTGTGAACGCCGACAGAAACGTTATAGCCAAAGTCTCCCTGATTCAGACAGAGCTCTCTGTTCCCGTGATCTATTTCACAGAAGCCATCAACAGCAGAACCCTCTATCAGACCATGAAGACCAACCACTACGGCTACATCTACACACCGTTTGACGAAGGCACCCTGCAAACGACAATTGAGCTGGCACTGCACAAATTCCGTAACGATACCTCTGTTAAAGAGAGCGAGCTGAAATATCGCGAGCTTTTCAACAACATGTCCAGCGGTGTCGCCATCTACGACCTGATAGAGTTCGGCAGCAAATATATCTTCACCGATGTGAACAACGCCGCCTGCACTCTGCTGAAAAGGGACAGAACCGACCTTGTGTCCCGCCCAATGACGGCCGTTTACAAAAACGCAAAGGAATACGGCTTTCTGGAGGCACTGAGGCAGGTTCAGGAGACAGGACAGCCCCTTAAAAACGAAAAAATGTACTACGAGGACGATGTTATCAGAGGCTGGTTCAACAGCTATCTCTACAGACTTCCGTCCGGCAGTATAGTCCACATCTTCCACAATATAACAGATCAGCTTGAAGCTGAGAAACAGCTGATAGCAAAACAGAAAGAGCTTGAGTTGGTGAATATTGAGCTGGCGAAGGCTGTGGCCGAAGAGACGGACAAGAGAAGAAAGAACGAACAGATAATTTTCGAGCAGTCACGCTTCATGGCCATGGGGCAGATGATAAGCGCCATAGCCCACCAGTGGCGGCAGCCCCTTTCGGCTCTGGGAATTAACATTGAAGACCTTGAAGACGCATACAACGCAGGCGAACTGGACGAGCAATACATTAAAGAGCTGACGGTGGACTCCATGGCTCTCATAAAGACCATCTCAAAGACAATGGACGATTTGAGCAGTTTCTTCCGCTCCGGACAGGAGGAGGAGATTTTCTCCGTGTTCAGGGTGCTCGGCGAGGTTATCACCCTGCAAAGCGCAAGAATGAAGAACAGCGGGGTTTCTCTGGCTTTCAGCTGTTTTGCAGGCGCAAGGAACCTTCATGCGGACGAGAACAATATTCAGCAGGTGCTTGAAAGCAACGATTTTATAAGACTCAGGGGTGTTCCGGCGGAGTTCAAGCAGGTGATAATCAACATTCTGAACAATGCTGTGGATGCCATCATAGAGAAGGAGTCCGGCGACGGAAGAGTCTCCCTTAAGGTTGAAGAGGCCGGAGACAGGCTTAATCTATACATCACCGACAACGGATGCGGAATCAGCGGTGATATTGCGGAACGGATGTTCGATCCGTATTTCACAACCAAAGCCGGCGGTTCGGGCATCGGACTTTATATGTCGAAGGTTATTGTTGAGGAGCATATGAACGGCAGACTGACAGCCGCTTCAATGCCCGTCGGCACCGTTATGACCATCAGCCTGCCTTATCTTTGA
- a CDS encoding response regulator, translating to MNEISIMTDLMRELTVLCVDDEPLALEYLGAKLARRFKSVLKASDGTEGLEMFIAQKPDLVITDNRMGFMDGIDMIKEIRRINADVPIILVTAYTEKDALVEAINNNVTQFLSKPIDTKKLTQAIEKSMQSFVNQRLHETNLRQELELLKYQEKYHSQQELNAFKKELSLIQNDLFLEKFGLKNCYGDEYSVYLNIFYKPLDILSGDIYSIRRLDDGSLFIFLADSMGKGLSASVTSILTSAYMNHIIDTEMSVVVGPLRNSVKIFNNYIRSILLDDEILSITFLKIDFAKEKMEIASFSSPPVYVKDRDGNVEIIKCNNPPLTKYMTDFCTDETDIRDVLGIMVITDGLYECRSHEGETMVDKVTDGFKASAMKTDFHKYVGSQMATPEDDISCIHILKIDEKLKDERVFEFESSLKNVGRSIEWAETCFTEMQSDFETMNMLTLAFTEMVMNSFEHSVLELDNRQKYQMINQGVYDDYIAAASSEKKIKTTIGIQHLWDKTAIVIRIEDEGTGFNPHILKTWMYDKEKSDGKGIKISRRITDEIYYAKGGRESIIIRVLEDHS from the coding sequence ATGAACGAAATCAGCATTATGACCGACCTGATGCGGGAGCTGACGGTTCTATGTGTGGATGATGAACCGCTGGCACTGGAATACCTGGGCGCAAAACTCGCCCGCAGGTTCAAATCCGTTTTAAAAGCATCCGACGGCACAGAAGGTCTGGAAATGTTCATCGCCCAGAAGCCCGATCTGGTCATAACCGACAACAGAATGGGTTTCATGGACGGCATCGACATGATCAAAGAGATCCGCAGGATCAATGCCGACGTGCCTATCATCCTTGTAACTGCATACACAGAGAAGGACGCTCTGGTTGAGGCGATAAATAACAACGTCACCCAGTTCCTCTCAAAACCTATAGACACTAAAAAGCTGACACAGGCCATTGAGAAATCAATGCAGTCGTTCGTAAACCAGAGACTGCACGAAACAAACCTGCGTCAGGAACTGGAACTGCTGAAATATCAGGAGAAATACCACTCCCAGCAGGAACTTAACGCATTCAAAAAAGAACTTAGCCTTATCCAGAACGATCTGTTCCTCGAAAAATTCGGACTTAAGAACTGCTACGGCGACGAATACAGCGTTTATCTGAACATCTTCTACAAACCGCTGGATATCCTCAGCGGCGATATATACTCAATCAGAAGGCTGGATGACGGTTCGCTGTTCATATTCCTTGCGGATTCAATGGGCAAAGGGCTTTCGGCATCGGTAACATCGATCCTGACCTCCGCCTACATGAATCACATCATAGACACTGAAATGTCTGTGGTGGTGGGGCCTTTAAGAAACTCGGTAAAAATATTCAATAACTACATAAGAAGCATCCTTCTGGATGACGAGATACTCTCAATAACATTCCTGAAAATAGACTTTGCCAAAGAGAAGATGGAGATAGCCAGCTTCAGCTCCCCTCCTGTCTATGTGAAGGACAGAGACGGCAACGTTGAGATAATCAAATGCAACAACCCGCCCCTGACGAAATATATGACGGATTTCTGCACGGACGAAACCGACATAAGGGACGTGTTGGGCATAATGGTCATAACCGACGGGCTTTACGAATGCAGAAGCCACGAGGGCGAAACCATGGTGGACAAGGTCACCGACGGTTTTAAAGCATCGGCAATGAAGACCGACTTCCACAAATACGTCGGCAGCCAGATGGCCACTCCTGAGGACGATATATCGTGCATCCACATCCTTAAGATTGATGAGAAACTTAAGGATGAGCGTGTATTTGAGTTCGAATCCAGCCTCAAAAATGTCGGCAGATCCATTGAATGGGCGGAAACCTGTTTCACAGAGATGCAGAGCGACTTTGAAACCATGAACATGCTCACGCTGGCATTCACCGAGATGGTGATGAACTCCTTTGAGCACTCTGTTCTGGAGCTGGACAACAGACAGAAATATCAGATGATAAATCAGGGCGTTTATGACGATTACATAGCCGCCGCATCATCGGAAAAGAAGATAAAGACCACAATAGGCATTCAACACCTCTGGGACAAGACCGCCATAGTAATCCGTATCGAAGACGAGGGCACGGGATTCAACCCCCATATCCTCAAAACATGGATGTATGACAAAGAGAAGAGCGACGGCAAAGGCATAAAGATATCACGACGTATCACGGACGAGATCTATTATGCCAAAGGCGGCAGGGAATCGATAATCATCAGGGTTCTGGAAGACCATTCATAA
- a CDS encoding HAD hydrolase-like protein — MKLNILFDLDGTLTDPSEGITGCIEYALNRLNVPCPPREQLKKYIGPPLWQAFAELLNTTDKAEAENGVCIYRERFSTIGLFENTVYEGITDALEAITAAGHTLFICTSKPKVFADRIADRFGLSPFFKQIYGSALDGKHVEKDMLIAHLLNTEGLDTGKTVMIGDRIYDIKGALANGIKGYGVTYGFGEREEFDGAAGIFSNPAEIAAFFVQNPSAPENGRE; from the coding sequence ATGAAACTGAACATACTTTTCGATCTGGACGGAACACTGACAGACCCGTCCGAAGGCATCACCGGATGCATTGAATACGCATTGAACAGGCTGAACGTCCCCTGCCCGCCCCGTGAGCAGCTTAAAAAATATATCGGCCCTCCCCTCTGGCAGGCGTTCGCAGAACTTCTGAACACCACCGACAAGGCAGAGGCTGAAAACGGTGTATGCATCTACCGTGAGCGGTTCTCAACGATCGGTCTCTTCGAGAACACCGTGTATGAAGGCATAACAGACGCTCTTGAGGCGATCACCGCCGCCGGACACACACTTTTCATCTGCACATCCAAACCGAAAGTATTTGCAGACAGGATAGCCGACAGGTTCGGCCTCAGCCCGTTCTTTAAGCAGATATACGGAAGCGCACTGGACGGAAAGCATGTGGAAAAGGATATGCTGATAGCCCACCTGCTGAACACCGAAGGGCTGGATACCGGAAAAACAGTCATGATAGGCGACAGAATTTACGACATCAAAGGTGCTCTGGCAAACGGGATAAAGGGTTACGGGGTAACTTACGGTTTCGGAGAGAGGGAAGAGTTTGACGGTGCGGCCGGTATTTTTTCAAATCCCGCAGAGATAGCGGCATTTTTCGTACAAAACCCCTCTGCACCGGAAAACGGACGGGAGTGA